The Phalacrocorax carbo chromosome 11, bPhaCar2.1, whole genome shotgun sequence genome includes a region encoding these proteins:
- the BMP15 gene encoding bone morphogenetic protein 15: MALLHPFTSLLLLLAVPLSWAANQSLPSPGSLPAFPPLPLLQALQVRAPGSQGWQAGPASGQPLRYMLNLYRRAADSEGRPRHGRSLVTNTVRLVRASSHGGQPWAGRWYMQPLTYHLEGQPEVEHLLRATVVYLPSLPLAHGRLLCALELASTGEAPGALLSPATRPRRGWAEADVTPYLALGNGSVGSLSLRHVCVRASRVGGRDAPVTPSHPFLLLYLNDTQTGLAPPAAEPHRHRRDTGMLAHDLPGYLREQGREKSDCSLRPFPVSFAQLGWDHWIIAPHRYNPRYCKGACPRLLRYDYHAPNHAVVQSLVHQLVDANVPRPSCVPYRYSPISVLMIERDGGILYKEYENMIAESCTCR; this comes from the exons ATGGCTTTGCTCCATCCCTTcaccagcctcctcctcctacTTGCTGTGCCCCTTTCCTGGGCTGCAAACCAGTCCCTGCCATCCCCTggctccctgcctgctttcCCCCCCCTGCCGCTCCTGCAGGCCCTGCAAGTGCGGGCAccaggcagccagggctggcaaGCAGGGCCAGCAAGTGGGCAGCCTCTGCGCTACATGCTGAACCTGTACCGGCGTGCTGCTGACAGCGAAGGCCGACCCCGCCATGGCCGCAGCCTTGTCACCAACACTGTTCGCTTGGTCCGGGCCAGTTCCCATGGAGGTCAGCCCTGGGCAG GTCGCTGGTACATGCAGCCCCTCACCTACCACCTGGAGGGCCAGCCCGAGGTCGAGCACCTCCTCCGAGCCACTGTGGTCTACCTGCCCAGTCTGCCACTGGCCCACGGTCGCCTCCTCTGTGCCCTGGAGCTGGCATCCACTGGTGAGGCACCTGGGGCATTGCTCAGCCCTGCCACCCGCCCCCGCCGTGGCTGGGCCGAAGCAGATGTAACCCCTTACCTGGCGCTGGGGAATGGAAGTGTGGGAAGCCTGTCGCTGCGGCATGTCTGTGTGCGTGCCAGCCGGGTGGGGGGCCGCGAtgccccagtgacccccagccaccccttcctcctcctctaccTCAATGACACCCAGACTGGGCTCgcacctccagcagcagagccccACCGGCACCGGCGTGACACAGGGATGCTGGCCCATGACCTGCCTGGCTACCTGcgggagcagggaagggagaagagtgACTGTTCCCTGCGCCCCTTCCCTGTCAGCTTtgcccagctgggctgggaccACTGGATCATTGCTCCCCACCGCTACAACCCACGCTACTGTAAGGGTGCCTGTCCCCGCCTGCTCCGCTATGACTATCATGCGCCTAACCATGCCGTTGTGCAGAGTCTTGTCCATCAGCTGGTGGATGCCAATGTGCCCCGGCCCTCCTGTGTCCCGTACCGCTACAGCCCCATCAGTGTCCTCATGATTGAGCGTGATGGCGGCATCCTCTACAAGGAGTATGAGAACATGATTGCAGAGTCCTGCACCTGCCGGTAA